In a genomic window of Variovorax paradoxus:
- a CDS encoding tripartite tricarboxylate transporter substrate binding protein — protein sequence MQATKRALLIACGLAAATLPLAASAQTPAWPTKPIRLLVGFPGGSTPDIAARTIAEPLSKALGQPIVVDNKPGASGNIAADTVAKASDDHTLGVVINGNLTSSKLLYPKLPYDPAKDFTYLSLLATAPLVLVAQNNLPSGEAFFDAGRKAGNKWNYGSVGIGSVGHLGMELLKSRVPGFNPEHVPYQGNPQVITGMLGDQIQMGLIPPGVAMPQIKAGKLKAIGLTAGRSALVPEVPPLANAGVRDFNLEVWVALLGPANLSKAAQARIGRELEAVMKQPEVRQKLFEQGWQAVGTSPDGMRARVNDEAAIMTKIISTKGITLQ from the coding sequence ATGCAAGCCACCAAGAGAGCCCTCCTGATCGCCTGCGGCCTGGCTGCCGCCACGCTGCCGCTGGCCGCGAGCGCGCAGACGCCCGCCTGGCCCACCAAGCCCATCCGCCTGCTCGTCGGCTTCCCGGGCGGCTCCACGCCCGACATCGCCGCGCGCACCATCGCCGAGCCGCTGTCGAAGGCGCTGGGCCAGCCGATCGTGGTCGACAACAAGCCCGGCGCCTCGGGCAACATCGCGGCCGACACGGTGGCCAAGGCCAGCGACGACCACACGCTGGGCGTCGTCATCAACGGCAACCTCACCTCGTCGAAGCTGCTCTATCCGAAGCTGCCCTACGACCCGGCCAAGGACTTCACCTACCTCTCGCTGCTCGCGACCGCGCCGCTGGTGCTGGTGGCGCAGAACAACCTGCCCTCGGGCGAAGCCTTCTTCGACGCCGGCCGCAAGGCGGGCAACAAGTGGAACTACGGCTCGGTGGGCATCGGCTCGGTCGGCCACCTGGGCATGGAACTGCTCAAGAGCCGCGTGCCGGGCTTCAACCCCGAGCACGTGCCCTACCAGGGCAATCCGCAGGTCATCACCGGCATGCTCGGCGACCAGATCCAGATGGGCCTGATCCCGCCCGGCGTGGCGATGCCGCAGATCAAGGCGGGCAAGCTCAAGGCCATCGGCCTGACCGCCGGCCGCAGCGCGCTGGTGCCCGAGGTGCCGCCGCTGGCCAATGCCGGCGTGCGCGACTTCAACCTCGAGGTGTGGGTGGCGCTCCTGGGCCCGGCCAACCTCTCGAAGGCCGCGCAGGCGCGCATCGGGCGCGAGCTCGAGGCGGTGATGAAGCAGCCCGAGGTGCGTCAGAAGCTGTTCGAGCAGGGCTGGCAGGCCGTGGGCACCTCGCCCGACGGCATGCGCGCGCGCGTCAACGACGAGGCCGCGATCATGACCAAGATCATCTCGACCAAGGGCATCACTCTCCAATGA
- a CDS encoding tripartite tricarboxylate transporter substrate binding protein — translation MNFPRALLTGLLALTSLAMAGGAAAQAGDYPNKPVTLVTPFAAGSGPDAVLRLVSDKLSRLWNQRVLIDNRPGGGGFIAIDQARRAAPDGYTLLQLDSEHVAALPHLYKSRNFVTLQHFDPVASLFRTPFFVAVGSDSKWKNMADLIAAAKADPDAIVYGSWGVGSPGHLGAQQLEALSGIRMRHAPYREVSQLYSNVGTGEVPWAFASIPSSQGIYKAGKLRYIAVAAAKRIPQMPEVPTMAEAGGPAGLEVNSFVSLLAPKGVPAAIKAKINADVAKVIADPEIRARFDTFAFEPLAWSPEEIERQAEAKSKVYGELVRRGNISLE, via the coding sequence ATGAACTTCCCGCGCGCACTGCTGACCGGCCTTCTCGCCCTGACCTCGCTGGCCATGGCCGGCGGCGCGGCGGCCCAGGCCGGCGACTATCCGAACAAGCCCGTGACGCTGGTCACGCCCTTCGCGGCCGGCAGCGGCCCCGACGCGGTGCTGCGGCTGGTCTCGGACAAGCTCTCGCGGCTGTGGAACCAGCGCGTGCTGATCGACAACCGGCCCGGCGGCGGCGGCTTCATCGCCATCGACCAGGCCCGGCGCGCCGCGCCCGACGGCTACACCCTGCTGCAGCTCGACAGCGAGCACGTGGCCGCGCTGCCGCACCTGTACAAGTCGCGCAACTTCGTGACCTTGCAGCACTTCGACCCGGTGGCCTCGCTGTTCCGCACGCCCTTCTTCGTGGCCGTGGGCAGCGACTCCAAATGGAAGAACATGGCCGACCTGATCGCCGCCGCCAAGGCCGATCCCGACGCCATCGTCTACGGCTCCTGGGGCGTGGGCAGCCCGGGCCACCTGGGCGCGCAGCAGCTCGAGGCGCTGAGCGGCATCCGCATGCGCCACGCGCCCTACCGCGAGGTCTCGCAGCTGTATTCGAACGTGGGCACCGGCGAAGTGCCGTGGGCCTTCGCGAGCATTCCCTCGAGCCAGGGCATCTACAAGGCCGGCAAGCTGCGCTACATCGCGGTGGCCGCGGCCAAGCGCATTCCGCAGATGCCCGAGGTGCCGACCATGGCCGAGGCCGGCGGCCCGGCCGGCCTCGAGGTCAACTCCTTCGTCTCGCTGCTCGCGCCCAAGGGGGTGCCGGCGGCCATCAAGGCGAAGATCAACGCCGACGTGGCGAAGGTCATCGCCGACCCCGAGATCCGCGCCCGTTTCGACACCTTCGCCTTCGAGCCGCTGGCCTGGTCGCCCGAGGAGATCGAGCGCCAGGCCGAGGCCAAGTCCAAGGTCTACGGCGAGCTGGTGCGCAGGGGCAACATCAGCCTCGAATAG
- a CDS encoding 3-hydroxybenzoate 6-monooxygenase — MSPTPSPTVLLVGGGIGGMAAALALARLGVSIDLLEQSAAIGEIGAGLQLGPNAFAALDALGVGEAVRRGSVFTDRLVMMDAVDCSEVASVPVGEAFRARFRNPYAVSHRADLHGAIHEAVKQHPLIRFHTSAQVETLDTRGQGVVAVTRDGRRFQADAIVGCDGVKSVVRAALIGDAPRVSGHVVYRAVVPAADMPADLRWNAPVVWAGPDCHLVHYPLRHGEQYNLVVTFHSREREEWGVTDGSKDEVLSYFEGVHARPRQLLDRPTSWRRWSTADRDPVERWSEGAATLLGDAAHPMMQYLAQGACMALEDAVTLGEAVKACDFDLPAAFRLYEAARVARTARVVLSVREMGRLYHARGVERLVRNSLWPGRTPERFYDAVEWLYAWRPERCLDDAPEALRRSARTEAAALSPH, encoded by the coding sequence ATGAGCCCGACCCCTTCCCCCACCGTGCTGCTGGTCGGCGGCGGCATCGGCGGCATGGCCGCCGCGCTGGCGCTGGCACGCCTGGGCGTGTCGATCGACCTGCTCGAGCAGAGCGCCGCCATCGGCGAGATCGGCGCCGGGCTGCAGCTCGGCCCCAATGCCTTCGCCGCGCTCGACGCGCTGGGCGTGGGCGAGGCGGTGCGCCGGGGCTCGGTGTTCACCGACCGGCTGGTGATGATGGACGCGGTCGACTGCTCGGAGGTGGCTTCGGTGCCGGTCGGCGAGGCCTTCCGCGCGCGCTTTCGCAACCCCTATGCCGTGAGCCACCGCGCCGACCTGCACGGCGCGATCCACGAGGCCGTGAAGCAGCATCCGCTGATCCGCTTCCACACCTCGGCGCAGGTCGAGACCCTCGACACCCGGGGGCAGGGCGTGGTGGCGGTCACGCGCGACGGCCGGCGCTTCCAGGCCGATGCCATCGTCGGCTGCGACGGCGTGAAGTCGGTGGTGCGCGCCGCGCTGATCGGCGACGCGCCGCGCGTCTCGGGCCACGTGGTCTACCGCGCGGTGGTGCCGGCGGCCGACATGCCGGCGGACCTGCGCTGGAACGCGCCCGTGGTCTGGGCCGGCCCGGACTGCCACCTGGTGCACTACCCGCTGCGCCATGGCGAGCAATACAACCTGGTCGTCACCTTCCACAGCCGCGAGCGCGAGGAATGGGGCGTGACCGACGGCAGCAAGGACGAGGTGCTGTCGTACTTCGAGGGCGTGCATGCGCGCCCGCGCCAGCTGCTCGATCGCCCGACCTCGTGGCGCCGCTGGAGCACCGCCGACCGCGATCCGGTCGAGCGCTGGAGCGAGGGCGCGGCCACGCTGCTGGGCGATGCGGCGCATCCGATGATGCAGTACCTGGCGCAGGGCGCCTGCATGGCGCTCGAGGACGCGGTGACGCTGGGCGAGGCCGTGAAGGCCTGCGACTTCGACCTGCCGGCCGCCTTTCGGCTCTACGAGGCGGCGCGCGTGGCGCGCACGGCCCGCGTGGTGCTGTCGGTGCGCGAGATGGGCCGGCTCTACCATGCCAGGGGCGTGGAGCGCCTGGTGCGCAACAGCCTCTGGCCAGGCCGCACGCCCGAGCGCTTCTACGATGCGGTCGAGTGGCTCTATGCCTGGCGCCCCGAGCGCTGCCTGGACGACGCGCCCGAGGCGCTGCGCCGATCGGCACGCACCGAGGCCGCCGCGCTTTCGCCACACTGA
- a CDS encoding fumarylacetoacetate hydrolase family protein — protein MSFVFTPPSIVGLPIVGSDKQFPVRRVYCVGRNYAAHAREMGFDPDREPPFFFCKPNDDASVVPVAEGATGAIPYPALTANYHYEAELVVAIGKGGRDIPVEQAASHIHGYAVGLDMTRRDLQMKMREQGRPWEIGKAFDFSAPIAPLRTLAEVGEIDGGEIRLEVDGEVRQKSDITHLIWSVNEVIANLSTLFALQPGDLIFTGTPEGVGAVKPGQTIKVSIERLPSLSVRID, from the coding sequence ATGTCCTTCGTCTTCACGCCCCCTTCCATCGTCGGCCTGCCCATCGTCGGCAGCGACAAGCAGTTCCCCGTGCGCCGCGTCTACTGCGTGGGCCGCAACTACGCGGCCCATGCGCGCGAGATGGGCTTCGATCCCGACCGCGAGCCGCCGTTCTTCTTCTGCAAGCCCAACGACGACGCCTCGGTGGTGCCGGTGGCCGAGGGCGCGACCGGCGCCATTCCCTATCCGGCGCTGACCGCCAACTACCACTACGAGGCCGAGCTGGTGGTGGCCATCGGCAAGGGCGGCCGCGACATTCCGGTGGAACAGGCCGCGAGCCACATCCACGGCTATGCCGTCGGCCTCGACATGACCCGCCGCGACCTGCAGATGAAGATGCGCGAGCAGGGCCGGCCCTGGGAGATCGGCAAGGCCTTCGACTTCTCGGCGCCGATCGCGCCGCTGCGCACGCTGGCCGAGGTGGGCGAGATCGATGGCGGCGAGATTCGCCTCGAGGTCGACGGCGAGGTGCGCCAGAAGAGCGACATCACCCACCTGATCTGGTCGGTCAACGAAGTGATCGCCAACCTGTCGACCCTGTTCGCGCTGCAGCCCGGCGACCTGATCTTCACCGGCACGCCCGAGGGCGTGGGCGCGGTGAAGCCCGGCCAGACGATCAAGGTCAGCATCGAGCGCCTGCCCTCGCTGAGCGTTCGCATCGACTGA
- the gtdA gene encoding gentisate 1,2-dioxygenase translates to MNPSTARAAPSNADERRDYYDRIRPLHLTPLWESLHALVPREPQTPCVPALWRYDEIRPLLMESADLITAEEAVRRVLVLENPALPGNSSITQSIYAGLQLIMPGEVAPSHRHVQSALRFIVDGQGAYTTVGGERTTMYPGDFIITPSWAWHDHGNEGIAGVVEPVVWLDGLDIPMLRFFDAGFAENDDAKVQHVARPEGHSLARFGHNMVPVRHDHASQTSPIFNYPYARSREALTQLQKQEAPDAWLGHKLRYINPLTGGSPMPTISTNLQLLPKGFAGKTHRATDGSVYSVVEGHGSAEIAGQRFEFGPRDTFVVPSWAPLTLHAPNGDCVLFSFSDRPVQQAMGILREAFLENA, encoded by the coding sequence ATGAACCCCTCCACCGCCCGCGCCGCGCCCTCCAATGCGGATGAGCGCCGCGACTACTACGACCGCATCCGCCCGCTGCACCTCACGCCACTGTGGGAATCGCTGCATGCGCTGGTGCCGCGCGAGCCGCAGACGCCCTGCGTGCCCGCGCTGTGGCGCTACGACGAGATCCGCCCGCTGCTGATGGAGTCGGCCGACCTCATCACCGCCGAGGAGGCCGTGCGCCGCGTGCTGGTGCTCGAGAACCCGGCGCTGCCCGGCAACTCCTCGATCACGCAGTCGATCTATGCCGGGCTGCAGCTGATCATGCCGGGCGAGGTGGCGCCCTCGCACCGCCACGTGCAGTCGGCGCTGCGCTTCATCGTCGACGGCCAGGGGGCCTACACCACCGTGGGCGGCGAGCGCACCACCATGTACCCGGGCGACTTCATCATCACGCCCTCGTGGGCCTGGCACGACCATGGCAACGAGGGCATAGCAGGCGTGGTGGAGCCGGTGGTCTGGCTCGACGGCCTCGACATCCCGATGCTGCGCTTCTTCGACGCCGGCTTCGCCGAGAACGACGACGCCAAGGTGCAGCACGTGGCGCGGCCCGAGGGCCACAGCCTCGCGCGCTTCGGCCACAACATGGTGCCGGTGCGGCACGACCATGCGTCGCAGACCTCGCCGATCTTCAACTACCCCTATGCACGCAGCCGCGAGGCGCTGACGCAGCTGCAGAAGCAGGAAGCGCCCGATGCCTGGCTGGGCCACAAGCTGCGCTACATCAATCCGCTGACCGGCGGTTCGCCGATGCCGACCATCTCGACCAACCTGCAGCTGCTGCCCAAGGGCTTCGCGGGCAAGACGCATCGCGCCACCGACGGCAGCGTCTACAGCGTGGTCGAAGGCCATGGCAGCGCCGAGATCGCGGGCCAGCGCTTCGAGTTCGGGCCGCGCGACACCTTCGTCGTGCCCTCATGGGCGCCGCTCACGCTGCACGCGCCCAACGGCGACTGCGTGCTCTTCAGCTTCTCGGACCGGCCGGTGCAGCAGGCCATGGGGATCCTGCGCGAAGCCTTCCTCGAGAACGCCTGA
- a CDS encoding LysR family transcriptional regulator: protein MAQLDLEWLLVFDEVYKTANVSSAAERLGISQSAASTALARLRTHFGDKLFVRTSRGMEPTPYARQTQPLVLDILDRLNRAKGGRAVFDPATAERSFRICMTDISEVVLLPGLLDHLRHVAPGVRIETEIISTESGRRLEDGAVDLAVGFMPQLEAGFYQQTLFMQNFVCLAARNHPRVGARLTRKRFEAEAHAVVASSGTGHAIVDKTIARLGLRRHVVTRLSSFLSVARIVAHTELLVVVPRILGQVLATQEPVQLLEPPFELPSYAVKQHWHERFHADAGNAWLRRTLAQLFNEGEAAGPA from the coding sequence ATGGCACAACTCGATCTGGAATGGCTCTTGGTGTTCGACGAGGTCTACAAGACCGCCAACGTCTCGAGCGCCGCCGAACGGCTCGGCATCTCGCAGTCGGCCGCGAGCACGGCGCTCGCCAGGCTGCGCACCCACTTCGGCGACAAGCTGTTCGTGCGCACCTCGCGCGGCATGGAGCCCACGCCCTATGCGCGCCAGACCCAGCCGCTGGTGCTCGACATCCTCGACCGCCTCAACCGCGCCAAGGGCGGGCGCGCGGTGTTCGACCCCGCCACGGCCGAGCGCAGCTTCCGCATCTGCATGACCGACATCAGCGAGGTGGTGCTGCTGCCGGGCCTGCTCGACCACCTGCGGCACGTGGCGCCGGGCGTGCGCATCGAGACCGAGATCATCTCGACCGAGAGCGGCCGCCGGCTCGAGGACGGCGCGGTCGACCTCGCGGTGGGCTTCATGCCGCAGCTCGAGGCCGGCTTCTACCAGCAGACGCTGTTCATGCAGAACTTCGTCTGCCTGGCCGCGCGCAACCATCCGCGCGTGGGCGCCCGGCTGACGCGCAAGCGCTTCGAGGCCGAGGCGCATGCGGTGGTGGCCTCCTCGGGCACCGGCCATGCGATCGTCGACAAGACCATCGCGCGGCTCGGGCTGCGGCGCCACGTGGTGACGCGGCTGTCGAGCTTCCTCAGCGTGGCGCGGATCGTGGCCCACACCGAGCTGCTGGTGGTGGTGCCGCGCATCCTCGGCCAGGTGCTGGCCACGCAGGAGCCGGTGCAGCTGCTCGAGCCGCCGTTCGAGCTGCCCTCGTACGCGGTCAAGCAGCATTGGCACGAGCGCTTCCATGCCGACGCCGGCAATGCCTGGCTGCGGCGCACGCTGGCGCAGCTGTTCAACGAGGGCGAGGCGGCGGGCCCGGCCTGA
- a CDS encoding acyl-CoA thioesterase gives MSSITLRFLAEPNTVNFGGKVHGGTVMKWIDEAGYACATSWAKRYCVTAFIGSIRFHRPIMIGDLVEVEARMAYTGKTSMNISVEVRSGDMKGGAMEKTTECLIVFVSVDSHGRPLPVEAYVPGTPGEMALAERARAHLDASRAASGNP, from the coding sequence ATGTCTTCCATCACCCTGCGATTCCTCGCCGAACCCAACACCGTCAACTTCGGCGGCAAGGTCCACGGCGGCACGGTCATGAAGTGGATCGACGAGGCCGGCTACGCCTGCGCCACGAGCTGGGCCAAGCGCTACTGCGTCACCGCCTTCATCGGCAGCATCCGCTTCCACCGTCCGATCATGATCGGCGACCTGGTCGAGGTCGAGGCGCGCATGGCCTACACCGGCAAGACCAGCATGAACATCTCGGTCGAGGTGCGCAGCGGCGACATGAAGGGCGGCGCGATGGAGAAGACCACCGAGTGCCTGATCGTCTTCGTCTCGGTCGACTCGCACGGCCGGCCGCTGCCGGTCGAGGCCTACGTGCCGGGCACGCCGGGCGAGATGGCGCTGGCCGAGCGCGCGCGCGCGCACCTCGACGCGAGCCGCGCGGCCTCGGGCAACCCCTGA
- a CDS encoding phasin family protein: protein MATQDDDRFDKTSDRIKDSAQQIWLAGLGAFAKMQQEGSKAFESLVKDGAGMQKRTQQAAEETLSQAQARMAGFANEFGTKAAGQWGKLENIFEERVARALDKLGMPPPAEVAALQARVTALEAELAALRGAAGSAKPAASPARGARAARHAKSAETPARKATVRRNKSSGAE from the coding sequence ATGGCCACCCAGGACGACGACCGCTTCGACAAGACCTCCGACCGCATCAAGGATTCCGCGCAGCAGATCTGGCTGGCCGGCCTCGGCGCCTTCGCCAAGATGCAACAGGAGGGCAGCAAGGCCTTCGAGTCGCTGGTCAAGGACGGCGCCGGCATGCAGAAGCGCACCCAGCAGGCCGCCGAGGAAACCCTGTCGCAGGCCCAGGCCCGCATGGCCGGCTTCGCGAACGAGTTCGGCACCAAGGCCGCGGGCCAGTGGGGCAAGCTCGAGAACATCTTCGAGGAGCGCGTGGCGCGCGCGCTCGACAAGCTCGGCATGCCGCCGCCGGCCGAGGTGGCCGCGCTGCAGGCGCGCGTGACGGCGCTCGAGGCCGAGCTGGCCGCCCTGCGCGGTGCGGCCGGCAGCGCGAAACCCGCCGCCAGTCCGGCGCGCGGTGCGCGCGCCGCGCGCCATGCCAAGTCGGCCGAGACGCCGGCACGCAAGGCCACGGTGCGGCGCAACAAATCGAGCGGCGCCGAATAA
- a CDS encoding TetR/AcrR family transcriptional regulator, which translates to MARKAPRRTAQRILEAALDLFNRFGEPNVSTTLVAGELNISPGNLYYHYPAKEELINKLYEGYETELGELLHASEGIHDVEDAWFFMHSLFELIWRHRFLYRDLNDLLSKNRHLETQFQLVLKHKVRAMRQLIAGLGCAGHLEIDAHEVDTLAQSMVVVLTYWLSYEYVRNPRQALEPAHAQAALLRGARHTLHQLAPYLGAEQRRHLLTLGRAYGGEDAASGSTASSPADMAA; encoded by the coding sequence ATGGCCAGGAAAGCGCCACGCCGCACTGCACAACGCATTCTCGAAGCCGCGCTGGACCTGTTCAACCGCTTCGGGGAGCCGAACGTCTCCACCACGCTCGTGGCCGGCGAGCTCAACATCAGTCCCGGCAACCTCTACTACCACTACCCGGCCAAGGAAGAGCTGATCAACAAGCTCTACGAGGGCTACGAGACCGAGCTCGGCGAGCTGCTCCATGCGAGCGAGGGCATCCACGACGTGGAGGACGCCTGGTTCTTCATGCACAGCCTGTTCGAGCTGATCTGGCGCCACCGCTTCCTCTACCGCGACCTCAACGACCTGCTGAGCAAGAACCGGCACCTCGAGACCCAGTTCCAGCTCGTGCTCAAGCACAAGGTGCGCGCGATGCGCCAGCTGATCGCGGGCCTGGGCTGCGCCGGCCACCTCGAGATCGATGCCCACGAGGTCGACACGCTGGCGCAGAGCATGGTGGTGGTGCTGACCTACTGGCTCAGCTACGAGTACGTGCGCAACCCGCGCCAGGCGCTCGAGCCGGCCCATGCGCAGGCCGCGCTGCTGCGCGGCGCCCGCCACACCCTGCACCAGCTCGCGCCCTACCTCGGCGCCGAGCAACGGCGCCATTTGCTGACACTGGGCCGGGCCTACGGCGGCGAAGATGCCGCCAGCGGCTCCACGGCTTCGTCCCCCGCCGATATGGCCGCCTGA
- a CDS encoding lipocalin family protein, with product MNPPSLASCVDLKRTAAWLAPCLCAALTACATPTPSIAPAPQVDIARFMGDWYVIAHIPTFPEKNAFNAVESYAQRPDGRIQTDFRYRDGSFEAPVKTLHPVGTVRPDTGNAVWGMQFIWPIQAEYVIADVSADYQSTIVARSKRDYVWLMARTPELTPEAYAQALRKIEALGYDLAKLRRVPQRWPER from the coding sequence ATGAACCCACCTTCCCTCGCCTCTTGCGTCGATCTCAAGCGCACGGCCGCCTGGCTGGCCCCTTGCCTGTGCGCCGCGCTGACGGCCTGCGCGACGCCGACGCCGTCGATCGCGCCGGCGCCCCAGGTCGACATCGCGCGCTTCATGGGCGACTGGTACGTGATCGCGCACATCCCGACCTTTCCGGAGAAGAACGCGTTCAATGCCGTCGAGTCCTACGCTCAGCGGCCCGATGGCCGCATCCAGACCGACTTCCGCTACCGCGACGGCAGCTTCGAGGCGCCGGTCAAGACCCTGCATCCCGTGGGCACCGTGCGGCCCGACACCGGCAACGCGGTCTGGGGCATGCAGTTCATCTGGCCGATCCAGGCCGAGTACGTGATCGCCGACGTGTCGGCCGACTACCAGAGCACCATCGTCGCGCGCAGCAAGCGCGACTACGTCTGGCTGATGGCGCGCACGCCCGAACTGACGCCCGAGGCCTACGCGCAGGCGCTGCGCAAGATCGAGGCGCTGGGCTACGACCTCGCGAAGCTGCGCCGCGTGCCGCAGCGCTGGCCGGAGCGGTGA
- a CDS encoding cryptochrome/photolyase family protein, whose product MIRRLVLVLGDQLDADAAAFDGFDNARDAVWMAEVAEESTHVWSSQPRIALFLAAMRHFAATLAALGRTVHYGRLDDPDAHPGLGQALASAIDRLRPEELALTAPGDHRVLRALRAVARAHGRPLRIEKDRHFFCTVREFAAHAATRSTLRMEFFYREMRRRHGVLMDGDEPCGGRWNYDDSNRKPFGRGGPGELPAPPRFEPDELTREVLALVARRFADHPGQLESFAWPVTRPQALQALARFVRERLPFFGRWQDAIWHGQPWLWHSQLSAALNLKLLNPREVVRAAESAYRGGDVALESAEGFIRQILGWREYVRGIYWTRMPGYLELNALDARLPLPRFYWSGETTMACLADAIGQTLAHGYAHHIQRLMVTGLYAQLLGVDPKALHAWYLAVYVDAVEWVELPNTLGMSQSADGGLMGSKPYVASGRYIERMSGGSACANCRFRPGERVGESACPFTTLYWDFLMRHHARLAANPRMRMQLEGLARIDAPERARIAQQAAAIREVAASGESVA is encoded by the coding sequence ATGATCCGCCGGCTGGTGCTGGTGCTCGGTGACCAGCTCGATGCCGACGCCGCGGCGTTCGACGGCTTCGACAACGCCCGCGATGCCGTCTGGATGGCCGAGGTGGCCGAGGAGTCGACGCATGTGTGGTCCAGCCAGCCCCGCATCGCCCTGTTCCTCGCGGCCATGCGCCACTTCGCCGCCACCCTCGCGGCGCTGGGCCGCACGGTGCACTACGGCCGTCTCGACGATCCGGACGCGCACCCTGGCCTCGGACAGGCGCTGGCATCGGCCATCGACCGGCTGCGACCGGAGGAACTGGCGCTGACCGCGCCCGGCGACCACCGCGTGCTGCGGGCGCTGCGCGCGGTGGCGCGCGCGCACGGCCGGCCGCTGCGGATCGAGAAGGACCGGCATTTCTTCTGCACGGTGCGCGAGTTCGCGGCCCATGCCGCCACGCGCTCCACGTTGCGCATGGAGTTCTTCTACCGCGAGATGCGGCGGCGCCATGGCGTGCTGATGGACGGCGACGAACCGTGCGGCGGCCGCTGGAACTACGACGACAGCAACCGCAAGCCCTTCGGGCGCGGCGGCCCCGGTGAGTTGCCCGCGCCGCCGCGCTTTGAGCCCGATGAGCTCACGCGCGAGGTGCTCGCGCTGGTCGCGCGGCGCTTCGCCGATCATCCGGGCCAGCTCGAGTCCTTCGCCTGGCCCGTGACCCGCCCGCAGGCCCTGCAGGCGCTGGCGCGCTTCGTGCGCGAGCGCCTGCCCTTCTTCGGCCGCTGGCAGGACGCCATCTGGCATGGGCAGCCCTGGCTCTGGCACTCCCAGTTGTCGGCCGCGCTCAACCTCAAGCTGCTGAACCCGCGCGAAGTGGTGCGGGCCGCGGAGAGCGCCTATCGCGGCGGCGACGTTGCGCTGGAAAGCGCCGAAGGCTTCATCCGCCAGATCCTCGGCTGGCGCGAGTACGTGCGCGGCATCTACTGGACCCGGATGCCCGGCTACCTCGAACTCAACGCGCTCGATGCCCGGCTGCCGCTGCCGCGCTTCTACTGGAGCGGCGAGACCACGATGGCCTGCCTCGCCGACGCGATCGGCCAGACCCTGGCGCACGGCTACGCCCACCACATCCAGCGCCTCATGGTCACGGGCCTCTACGCCCAGTTGCTCGGCGTCGATCCGAAGGCGCTGCACGCGTGGTACCTGGCGGTCTATGTGGATGCCGTGGAATGGGTCGAGCTGCCCAACACGCTGGGCATGAGCCAGTCGGCCGATGGCGGCCTGATGGGAAGCAAGCCCTATGTTGCGAGCGGGCGCTACATCGAGCGCATGAGCGGCGGCAGCGCCTGCGCGAACTGCCGCTTCCGACCCGGCGAGCGCGTGGGCGAGAGCGCCTGTCCCTTCACGACCCTGTACTGGGACTTCCTGATGCGCCACCATGCGCGCCTCGCGGCCAACCCGCGCATGCGCATGCAGCTCGAAGGCCTCGCGCGCATCGACGCGCCCGAGCGCGCGCGCATCGCGCAGCAGGCCGCGGCGATCCGCGAGGTCGCGGCCAGCGGCGAGAGCGTGGCCTGA
- a CDS encoding cupin domain-containing protein, with translation MTIHHHPGDDLLLAFAAGTLAAGPSLVMATHLEACAQCRARVGLLECAGGVLLEQLEPGLLSPQALANTLAAIDAPPRKVPARRPAPALPALPAGMVWPRALEACSATGWRFLAPGMRWSRLRLPSDPGARLFLLRIAEGRGLPVHSHSGSEWTQILHGAFDDGREVFGAGDFDVADGSVHHQPTVQGGGECICLAAVEGSMRFDSPIARAMAGLIGM, from the coding sequence ATGACCATCCATCACCACCCCGGCGACGATCTGCTGCTGGCCTTCGCGGCCGGCACGCTGGCCGCGGGGCCTTCGCTGGTCATGGCCACGCACCTCGAAGCCTGCGCGCAGTGCCGCGCGCGCGTCGGCCTGCTCGAGTGCGCGGGGGGCGTGCTGCTCGAACAGCTGGAGCCGGGGCTGCTGTCGCCGCAGGCCCTGGCCAACACGCTCGCCGCCATCGACGCGCCGCCGCGCAAGGTGCCCGCGCGCAGGCCGGCGCCCGCGCTGCCGGCGCTGCCGGCCGGCATGGTCTGGCCGCGCGCCCTCGAGGCCTGTAGCGCGACCGGGTGGCGTTTCCTGGCCCCGGGCATGCGCTGGAGCCGGCTGCGCCTGCCGTCGGACCCCGGCGCCAGGCTGTTCCTGCTGCGCATCGCCGAGGGCCGCGGCCTGCCCGTGCATTCGCACAGCGGCAGCGAGTGGACGCAGATCCTGCACGGCGCCTTCGACGATGGCCGCGAGGTGTTCGGCGCCGGCGATTTCGACGTGGCCGATGGCAGCGTCCATCACCAGCCGACCGTGCAGGGCGGCGGCGAATGCATCTGCCTGGCCGCGGTGGAGGGATCGATGCGCTTCGACAGCCCGATCGCGCGCGCGATGGCCGGCCTGATAGGCATGTAG